Genomic segment of Benincasa hispida cultivar B227 chromosome 1, ASM972705v1, whole genome shotgun sequence:
GAAAGCGCGCCAATTCAAGCTAATATCTTGGCAGGAGAGGAAAGCGTGCCAATTCAACATTACTACTCTTGGCCATTCTAGGTTACATGGATTGATCTAACCCCATCACATTTGGAGTAAAGAGAGGAATAAAACCCCAAGATGAGCTCTTCAATTTCACAGTAGGATCTGGTTGGGATTCCTTGATCATTGATCAATTCTGCTATCAAATTCTTCCTCTATTTTGCAGCTAGGAAACGATGGAAAAAGGCATTGTTTTCATCCCCCCAAATAGAGCCCATTTAATTTACTTTTCTGCATAAGATTTCTTTCATCCATTTGGTAGATTGCCAATAATTCTGCTTTCAATGCTACCCTTCATCATCGGCCAATTGGTCTCTCCTTCCAATATTTTTCAATAGGAATTCTTCtctgcttttcttctttttctcataATCAGCTAGTCATTTTTTATGGTTGTTTTGATCCTTCTTAGTTTAGAGAAAATTAAGAAACTGGCCAACCTTGCTGCTCATCCATTTCAAAGGATCTCTCAATCAGCCTGCAACATTCCTTGATATTCAGCCAGCTATTACAAAATCGAAATGGAGTTGGCCCCCATTCAAAAGCACCACTTCAAACAAAAGGGGAAAGTGATCGGACATGATTCGCATTGGTCTAGCCACTCTTGAATTCTCAAAAGCCTCTTCCCCCTTATTAGATACAAGGAATCTATTGATAAGTAACTTAGAAACTACTTCACCTTCTCTAAACCATGTGAAACGGCCATTTGAGAAAGGAATTTCCAGTAAATTGTTTTCGCCAATGAATTTGTTAAAATTTCTCACGTCTCTTGTTGCTCTTCCCATGGGAAACTGCTCATTTCTTCGACGTATACTATTGAAATCTCCACCAATGCTCCAAGGCTCAACACACATATCGGCTAGGGAAGACAATTCAACCCAaagtcttcttctttctctataATCAGTGGGGCTGTAGACATTTGTTATCCAGCACTGCTTTTTACAAATAGTCAAGCACTTAATTGTCAAGGAAAATTCAGCTTTATAGGTATCTATTACAGAAGTCTTTCCTTCATCCCACATTGTTAGGATACTTCCCGATCCTCCTTTAGCTTCCCACAAAGGTCCATCCTACATCTTTTGAACCCCATAAGCTTTTTATGAAGGCTCTATCAATGCTGTCTCTTTTTGTTTCCTGAATTAATACTATATCCGGGTTAATCTTTTTCAAAAACCTTTTAAGAGTCAATCTCTTTGATTGTTCACCAAGTCCTCTTGTGAATATTCCATGAAATGATCTTCATTATGGGTAACCCAAAGAGATTGGTGGTTCTGTCCAggaattgaattatttttgtGGATTTCTCGTATTTATGAGCCTAAGCCTAATTGTTTTGTTTGAAATTGCATTTTTCTCCTAGTAATTTTATTCTTGGAAGCGACAGTTTAGAAACTGGTTTGTTTTGTGGTTTGATTCTCGCACTTCCAGCCTTATTGGTCTTCTCACCTCGACGGCTCATTGGACTACTATCAGCTTTGGCTTTTTAGTTTATGTGCTCTCTagttttgcttttctttttggagctggtttgttaggttttaagagattaaatttttttttgtcttctcTTTGAATCCCAGTagttcttttttccttcttttgttttttttttcaattctccTTTCTAGTTATTATagtttgagcattagtctcttttcattttatcaatgaaaagttatgTGTCCTTTTCAAAAGAAGTGGGATCCCCAACCGTTTGATGGGTTGTCAGGTGTTCCGACAGTTGCTGAATTGTGGCCACCATCTATCGAAGTCATTTTTCAATGCATGATCTGCTCTGCAGAGCATAAGGTTCTATGTGTCATTTTTAGATATGTCCATTTAACCCATAGGACCAGGGCCAAGGCCCCGCGCAGACCATACCCGATTGCACGGAGAATGGGGACGAAGTGCAGAACATTTTTCCCCATTGGCAATACGGGGCCAGGGACGGGGATTATATTCCCCGACCCCGACCCCGCCCCCGCCCAAGTATATTATAATGTGTGTGTGTGAAatgttattaaaaaatataaataaatcaatatccTGTGCTTTATAAAAGCCTTCTCCGGCATCGGTCTTGCAATCATTCTATTAGCCTCTTCTGATGCTAAGatatttttttgtcaattataAATCAATTCTCCGTTTCCGTTGTTTGGAGCAAATTGCTTCTACTTTTTTAGATTGATTGATTGAAAGCACAATCgcataattgaaataaaaagaaaatcgaAGTTTAACAATATTTTCTCTATACTATTAAAAGAACTTTCATCGATGAAGTTTATAGCCAAAACAATGACTGGATTTGGTAGTAATTCTTCACTCTAAACTACAAGATAGATGATCAATTGACAAGCCATTTTAGACAACCAAGGAGGCGTTTCTTGCAACacattaattcattttttatgataatataaaatatcataaacCAAATAGAGAGAATTTAGACCACCCTACCTCGATTCAGTTGATTCACGACTATACATATCAATTATGAGTTTCAACTCCCGATTAACTTCTGTTAAATCTTGAACCTGCATCAACGTTTAGAAACGGATGttataaataccaaatatttTGTAAATTACAAGCAGTCGGTTTAATCCGTCCATGAATCTGATCAGGTGGTGTGATGAATCTGATCATTCAGGTGGTTTGAAGATAGCACACTTTAATCCGTCCATGAATCTGATCATTACTCTTGGCATATTAATCCACAAAAAAAGGActcattaaataaaaattacaccCCATGCATATTCTGAAATAAGAAACAGACATTCTTCATAACTTTTCCATTACCTAGGAAAAGATGGTTGAAGGATAACTTAAAACCTAAAATACGCTAACTACTTAATTTTTCCACATCAAGTGGTTAATGCCTATTCACCTCTTTTAGAAACATTTTAtggaatcaaatcaacaaaataTTACTATAATTATGAAGTTTCAAAGCTAACACCTCATTGCAGAACTAGTTACAGAGTTAACCTTagtaacaaaaagaaaaacatatggCTCAAATGGCACACAAGACACACAAATGCTACCATGTCAACCCTCTCAAGCCCATTATCCAAAAAACCTCACTATCACTACCTGTTCTTAAGATTTCTATCTTTAAAggcaaagaaaggaaaagaaatttttGTCAGAAAAGTTGATTATACCGTGGCTTCCAACTTCTGTATCTCTGCAATTTGATCCTTGGATCGAGATGACAAACTTTCACACTCCATTTCCTGTATCAGTCCAAAAGAAATGATGTCAGCATTCAACCCCTTTTCAAGTCGAGCATAATCAAACTCTCCCTACCATTCTATCAATAATACTAGAAAGAGATTGCATGTCAGCCCGCACAGAATGGACATCTGAAGCAGCTTCTTTGTATTTGTGTAACTGACTTTGCATAGAGCCCATTGCTTCTGGAAACGAGGAAACCAATGCTCTAAATTCTGAGatgatttttttccttcctgAAGAAAAAGCAATCCATCAGAATGGAAATGGCACTAAAAATCAATGTGGAGGGCAATATATATTCTATGATCTGAGAAAAGCATTAAACACCATCCAACCTGGTTCTTTCAATACTTCAACCATCTTGTTCTCAATTGACCTTTTTTCATCCTTTTGTTTCTGAATCAGCATTTCCAGATCATTAATCCTAGTATCAGAGACAGTGGATGATCTTCTCAAGACATCAAGtatgttatttttaatattcaGTTCCTTCTCCTTCCATATAATGCTATCCTTCTCATCCTGAATTTGGCAGAAACTGTGTTAACTTCAAAGAGAAAAACAACAGAATAAATGACAGATTCAGGCATTAATGCAACTACCGACCAGTTTACAACCTGTAGTTTCTCAAATAAAGCCTGCTGCTCGTTTACTTGcgattttaaattttctattcGATCTCTCAATAAAAGATATGATTTGGAAGATGAAATGGACTTCACACTCTTCATAGTATTCTGTCAAAAAGGCAAACAGAATTGTAAATCAGATCCTAAATGTGGTAAACCCTTGTGATAGGATTTTCAgactatataaaaaaataaaataactacaATTAGGAAACAGGCAACTGAAAAAAAGACCACGTTTAAATAAGTTCCAACCCGGATATCAGATAACTGTCGAAGCATTTTTAGCCGTCCTTCATGTAGACTGTTTAATTCTGCCAGTCGATCAACTGCTTGGTCCTGTAGAGCAGCATTAAATCACATTAGTAACTAATGTCTTATTATTTCTCAAACAAGAAGAGGAGGGGAAAACCTAAAgtttcaaaatgaaaccaaaaCGAGGAAAGGGGGAAGGGAGGGGGGAGGAGTTACCTTCAACTCTTTGAGAGAAGACTCCATATCCCGCAGATCTTTTTGTTTATCTCTCACCTTACCACTGCCAGAATGTTTACCTGCTAGATTCAAAACAGGAAATCCAGCCTTTTTTGCGGCATCATGTTCAGCTCTAAGCTTCGTTAGCTTGGAATTGCTCTCTTCCAGTTCAGCCACTGCACTCTCCAATTCCACTTCATaacaaataaagagaaaaatgaaacaacAGAAAATCCGGCAgataatgattttttattttaaagaaaacaataataataagaaataaataaaaaatattctcCTTCGGATCGAAACCCCTGTATAATGTTGCACGACattccatttttcatttctttcttttttctatttttctctctctctctctcttttcttttttgctgATAGGAAACAAAATCCCTCATTCCTCAAATAAAAttctaagaaagaagaaaacccCTGACAAAGTTGTGAAGTTCTATGATGAGACCCCAAATTGAAAATGTGGGTTCTTTTAATAAGAAACTGGGAATTGTATCAATAAGGGATTGATTAAACAGATGATTCCAAGAGATGCAGAATAATTCACTAAGATGACACAAACACAACGGCACATTATTTTCTAGAAATCTAGGACACGACTATtgaagtatatatttttttaaaatataaataatttttatacaatGTCAGAAACTACACTTGATCTCGTGCATCTATATGCTTAAAAAAGATGAGTTTCACGTGTTTTGCTCAtaaagtttattgtttttttcacATCATTGTTTGAGTCAATTTATTATGTCTAACAAGTGTTCGACTTGTATTCACTCTATACAACTAGCATTTGACATATGTCTATTGTGCTAACAAGTGACCAACATATGTTCAACAAGAGACAAACACGGATACATAAACCAAATTGAAGTGTTAGTGCTTCCTAGATGTCTATCGTACCTTTAACACACCTACAGTACTCCTTACTTACTTGGTCCTCCTCTCTCTGGTGGGATATTTGTGGGCTTGGTTTTTTGTATgctcttgtatttttttttttccttaattttttctcaatgaaagtagTTTCTAAccaaaaaacaaagaaagaaaataacatTCCTACAAGTACCTATCTTTTCATGAATCACCCTCCCCTTATTTGTGGGGGAatattctcaaaaaaaaaacaaaaaaaaaaaaaaagaagaagaagttgtttTAAAGCAACCtacaaaaatctcataaaactaAACCACCATGAGGTAAATCCTATTTTAGCAATTGATTATTAGACTCATGCTTGAAGATCAATAGAGGTATAAAGGTGTAGAAGATAAATATGTTTTGGACTACTGaaggaaagaaataaaataatcttTCAAGGAGTTTTGAGGAAAAATGGTAGTTGATTCTTTTCAAAGCCATCTCTTAACTTTCTTTTTTATCATACTTCATTTTATATTAACACCAAATAGAAAGGTTCATTTCTGTAATACCAACTGAAACTTTGTTTTCTAATCTCAGTTTGCTTGGTTTCAGAGCACGCTATTCTAACCTCTAATTTCTATTCCATgattttcaataaagttgtttttatGAATAAGATAATATATTAATGACATAGATAAATACTGAAATAACTCATGTTTCATTTCTCATTACATGTTCAATAATTATACCAAAAAAGTTATAATGATGTATAAGTACCAAAAGTGATCCAACCAAATCGCTTAAAATGCTAGGGGAACCAAGTTACCAAAAAAATCCGAGTATTGTTTTTTTTGACATAAAAGGTGTAGATTCGATAAAATGTATCTATCATGTGGTTCAACAGCAAATGATAAATCATATGAAATGTCCAGAAGTTaccttttaaaacttttagCTCAGCTTTAGTTTTTGCATTCAAGTCTCGGTGATTTTCCAATTCTTTAGCCAATGCCTTCTGCTTAAACAAAAAATCCTTTACTCTCAACCTCATATTCCTTGCTTCTTTAACCAAGTCACCGGATGTCCTATCCCTGAATGAATCTAACAAAACAACCAATATGTACAGAGACTAAGCAAGAAACCAAATGGAACAAAGAATGATAGCAGATAAAGATCATCACATAAGCATCCACGTTTTTTTATTCATACCATCTTTTGGGAGCTCATTCAACAATGTGGCATGTAAACCATCCTTCAGATACCAGAGATTTTCAATAGACGCTTCTATATTTCGCTCAATGGTTTTGGTCTTCTCGCATGGTGATTCTGTTTCTTCTTCCATGTGCTTAGAGGAACTATATGTTGAGGAACTTTGAGTAGCACCTGTTTCTGCAAGCCGACTAAGAACAGCATCTTCAAAGCTAGCCAAAGATCCATCTACAACATGATTAAGAAATGTTTAATGTTCATAAATCATAACTAGCAAAAGAATGGGACCAAGATATGAAAAATAAGCAGAGATTCTTTCCGTTAAAAAAGCAAGAAACCAAAGGAACATGCAGATTGTCTTTGTTACTCGAACATCTTATAACAATTTTAAGAGCTCTAAGTTGACTAAATACAACAGGAGTATAATTACAAGAGAATTGAAAAGCATAAACCAAGCAGCATGAAAATAATATAGGTTTAGAACCACACCCCAGCTTGTGCACTTCCCTTCAGAGAActtcgtgttttttttttttttacgatgTACTATTACCAAAGAGAGTTATAGAAGCTCTCCAATTAACCTTAAGAAAGACCCtattatttcttgtttctttctATCGCAATTTTTTGACATTTACAGCCTCGCCCTCATTCTTTAAGACTGGCAGGCTGTTATTCATTAGTTTTGTTGGGAGGGGACCTTCTCATCCCCTGCCTGTAGGCTTTATTTCTTTTGTCTTCTAATATACCCTCATGTTTCCTTCAAAGAAATGTTGCCCAGTTCACTAGTTCACTTAAGAGGCATTTTGTCAAGAATCTTGGCAACCTCATTCAGAATATGCATGATCTCATGACAACctaaataattttatcaatgatCTGTAACACTGCGAATTTCGAGTTCCGTAGATACTGGGAAAGGAAAAATACATCCAGAGGAACACAAGCAGGTCATATAGGGAAGCTACAATTGTTGATATTGTGTTTCAGAACTTCATTATAAGAACCAACTAAAGAACTTAACAATAAATGGAAGCACTTTATCACACCAGAGAGACAAAGATAACATAATCAGTCCAAATAAAGGATAAAAATCCTCACCTGCAGCAGCTATAGTAGGTTCGCCATCCTGCTTGCTCCTCCACCTCCTCATACGGACAGAAGATGTTTCCAATCCATTAACAAGCTGTTGCAAAATGGATAAACTTATATCTCAAGCAACGTGCAAAAGATCGTGTGGTATGTCTAGAAGATGACCAGTGATAGTTATAACACATACCTCTTCCCAACAGTTTTTAACCACAGCCACTGTCATATCATATGGCTCTTGTTTCTCCTTTAACTGAGCATATTTATTCTGAAGAGATTTGTACTCTACCTTCTGAATCTCTAACTTCTGTATGAGCTTCTGATTTTGGTACTGAAGAACAGCAACATCAAGCTGCAAAGGAAAGCGGGGAATATTAGGACCTagttttcaatttcttaaacaGTAGTATGCACACAGACCATGAAAAAGACCATCATTTCCTTTGGTGTTATCAGTTCACTCATTGGATGCAGACATTATGTTTAAGGGGTCTTTCcttaattcataaattaatagCATGTCGTGTTGCTAttgcttttttttctctctctctactgGAAACAAATTAAGTTGGTAGAACTAACAAAAATCTAACTACATATTCATTATGCATTTTCCCATCTACTAATGAAATTTGATGAGGACGGAGTATTCTTAACAACAAATGAAATCATTGAGGGAACAAATGCCACGGATATTTAGAACATAACA
This window contains:
- the LOC120089198 gene encoding E3 ubiquitin-protein ligase BRE1-like 1, translating into MGSTVESDRKRRHFSTISPTAATAKKAPFLPISEDKKLDVAVLQYQNQKLIQKLEIQKVEYKSLQNKYAQLKEKQEPYDMTVAVVKNCWEELVNGLETSSVRMRRWRSKQDGEPTIAAADGSLASFEDAVLSRLAETGATQSSSTYSSSKHMEEETESPCEKTKTIERNIEASIENLWYLKDGLHATLLNELPKDDSFRDRTSGDLVKEARNMRLRVKDFLFKQKALAKELENHRDLNAKTKAELKVLKVELESAVAELEESNSKLTKLRAEHDAAKKAGFPVLNLAGKHSGSGKVRDKQKDLRDMESSLKELKDQAVDRLAELNSLHEGRLKMLRQLSDIRNTMKSVKSISSSKSYLLLRDRIENLKSQVNEQQALFEKLQDEKDSIIWKEKELNIKNNILDVLRRSSTVSDTRINDLEMLIQKQKDEKRSIENKMVEVLKEPGRKKIISEFRALVSSFPEAMGSMQSQLHKYKEAASDVHSVRADMQSLSSIIDRMEMECESLSSRSKDQIAEIQKLEATVQDLTEVNRELKLIIDMYSRESTESREVLEARDLEYKAWARVQSLKSSLDERNLESRVKTANEAEAISQQRLAAAEAEIARLRQKLEASKRDLTRLSDVLKSKGDENVAYLSEIETIGQAYDDMQTQNQHLLQQITERDDYNIKLVLEGVRARQSQESMLIEKQTLEKEVQQANASLVLYEMKAARIEDQLRGCSDHVQKIEDGKLHDTDTLENTQKRLLDIRIASQQTRESLDQSQSKVEKSRITQAELQIELEKERFEKKRIEEELEVIGRKASRLEAQMESSSVVEKLHEELGEYEKIVNCKICVNSRKQVVITKCFHLFCNPCVQDILKSQHRKCPRCSASFGPNDVKQVFF